One Glycine soja cultivar W05 chromosome 2, ASM419377v2, whole genome shotgun sequence genomic region harbors:
- the LOC114391445 gene encoding uncharacterized protein LOC114391445 — protein MDSSCVPNGDVSGFKDKESMVDPFLVEALENPRHRVTILRMELDIQRFLSNADYQHFEFQHFPSSYLRLAAHRVAQHYGMQTMVQDNGLDGQGTRIMVRKMAESRYPMVRLSEIPAKQLENDKPEKIKIAIRPRPNKISLNEANEAGRKSNPPRSVEERKVEYDRARARIFSSSRSCDSDDTLSQTSTDEKNSLINKDENETSKTPVVYSEQCSIGRDINSTRVAILRDREKDRSDPDYDRNYERYARSIPTSSVNLMPFNLQQVRHPFVQYDNAFNQLSQMSQNQASLGYGPQPSPMMNPFGVTGLNQVPRDAAYVQWPSAAVMYAHSYDQFRQAVFQAPFGQRPLSFDYSQNY, from the exons ATGGATTCTTCGTGTGTCCCAAACGGCGACGTTTCTGGGTTCAAAGATAAGGAGTCAATGGTTGACCCTTTCTTGGTCGAGGCTCTTGAGAACCCTCGGCACCGTGTCACCA TTTTGCGGATGGAGCTGGATATCCAGAGGTTCCTGAGTAATGCAGATTATCAGCATTTTGAGTTTCAACATTTCCCTTCTTCCTATCTCAGACTGGCCGCACATCGTGTTGCTCAACACTATGGTATGCAAACAATGGTTCAAGATAATGGCTTAGATGGCCAGGGAACCAGAATTATGGTAAGAAAGATGGCGGAAAGCAGGTATCCCATGGTTCGCTTATCTGAAATACCTGCTAAACAGTTGGAAAATGATAAACCTGAGAAGATAAAAATTGCCATAAGGCCTAGGCCTAACAAAATCAGTTTAAATGAAGCCAATGAAGCTGGAAGGAAAAGCAATCCTCCTAGAAGTGTGGAAGAGAGAAAGGTGGAATATGATCGGGCACGAGCACGCATTTTTAGTAGCTCCAGAAGTTGTGATTCAGATGATACTCTGTCCCAGACTTCAACTGATGAGAAAAATTCTCTTATAAACAAGGATGAGAATGAAACTAGCAAGACCCCTGTGGTTTATTCAGAACAATGCTCTATTGGTAGGGATATTAATTCTACTCGAGTTGCCATCTTGAGAGATAGGGAAAAGGATCGCAGTGATCCAGATTATGATCGTAACTATGAAAG GTATGCTAGGAGTATTCCAACTTCTTCTGTTAACTTGATGCCTTTTAATTTGCAACAAGTTCGACATCCATTTGTGCAGTATGATAATGCTTTTAATCAGTTGAGTCAGATGTCACAAAATCAAGCTTCACTTGGCTATGGACCTCAACCAAGCCCTATGATGAATCCTTTTGGTGTCACAGGGTTGAATCAGGTGCCTAGGGATGCTGCTTATGTACAGTGGCCAAGTGCTGCAGTAATGTATGCACATTCATATGACCAATTTAGACAAGCTGTTTTCCAG GCTCCATTTGGTCAACGCCCATTGAGTTTCGATTATTCGCAGAATTACTAG
- the LOC114391451 gene encoding transcription factor MYBC1-like has product MREEDSNWFSSWEEELPPPEELMPLSQTLISHNLAIAFDITNPSQQQQQQQYSQQGQEQEQQQQFPHQVPDNIDEEPARTLKRPRLVWTPQLHKRFVDAVAHLGIKNAVPKTIMQLMSVDGLTRENVASHLQKYRLYLKRMQGLSAGGGVGRVASADPTTDRLFASSPVPPHFLQRPGSDHFLPLVSVPALQQQQQRHHHQHLAVAASAAAGHRQFGLPPNGHFELPILSRMGAPVPGYAAEDVESGGRKVLTLFPAGDE; this is encoded by the coding sequence atGAGAGAAGAGGACTCAAATTGGTTCTCAAGTTGGGAAGAGGAGCTCCCTCCCCCAGAGGAACTCATGCCTCTATCGCAAACCCTAATAAGCCATAACCTTGCAATAGCCTTTGACATAACAAACCCCtcacagcaacaacaacaacaacaatattcACAACAaggacaagaacaagaacaacaacaacaatttccTCATCAAGTACCGGACAACATCGACGAGGAACCCGCACGCACCCTGAAGCGGCCACGCCTGGTGTGGACCCCACAGCTACACAAGCGCTTCGTGGACGCCGTGGCCCACTTGGGGATCAAGAACGCCGTGCCCAAGACCATAATGCAGCTCATGAGCGTCGACGGCTTGACCCGCGAAAACGTCGCGAGTCACCTGCAGAAGTACCGCCTCTACTTGAAGCGCATGCAGGGTTTGTCGGCCGGTGGCGGAGTTGGTAGGGTCGCCTCCGCCGACCCCACCACCGACCGCCTCTTCGCCAGCTCGCCCGTGCCGCCGCATTTCCTGCAGCGGCCGGGCTCCGACCACTTCTTGCCACTTGTGTCAGTGCCGGCgttgcagcagcagcagcagcgcCACCACCACCAGCACTTGGCAGTGGCAGCTTCCGCGGCAGCTGGCCACCGCCAATTTGGCTTGCCGCCGAATGGGCACTTTGAGCTTCCCATTTTATCGAGGATGGGGGCTCCGGTGCCGGGTTATGCGGCCGAGGATGTGGAATCCGGAGGGAGGAAGGTTCTTACTTTGTTTCCTGCTGGAGATGAATGA
- the LOC114373695 gene encoding uncharacterized protein LOC114373695, which yields METIYQIFEELDVCGKFTLRTKLWEIAHPDQNSMCPSPAKVNTKGASKKTMSRNPRSTKRDPSYWEYVDAFESQQNSNSSVRRTASSSEQPNRRTMMPMLDQFQPIMHDFIDKIVDVKADGNCGYRSVVILLGMGQDSWSVVRNHMLKELANFSEDYIKLFSGTERFEELRM from the exons ATGGAAACAATATACCAAATATTcgaagaacttgatgtttgtggcaagtTTACTCTAAGAACTAAACTTTGGGAAATTGCACACCCTGATCAGAATTCGATGTGTCCTTCTCCAGCAAAGGTTAACACAAAGGGGGCATCGAAGAAAACTATGAGCAGGAACCCAAGGTCAACAAAGCGTGAtccatcttactgggagtatgtagaTGCCTTTGAATCACAACAAAATAGCAATTCGTCGGTGAGGCGTACTGCATCATCCTCTGAGCAACCgaatcgaagaacgatgatgcCCATGTTGGACCAGTTTCAGCCAATTATGCACGACTTCATTGATAagattgttgatgtcaaagctgatggtaactgtggatatcggtcggTTGTCattttattaggtatgggtcaAGACTCTTGGTCGGTGGTCCGCAACCAtatgcttaaagaacttgccaaTTTCTCAGAAGACTATATCAAGCTCTTTAGTGGCACGgagagatttgaggaattaaggat GTGA
- the LOC114371311 gene encoding uncharacterized protein LOC114371311 has product MVATEAIQEVVVAESLLQCLSVYAELSNSAKEQNPQPVVEEFLTLHASLNIARMIVDLLSKSNPDDSSPDNERSITEEALKLKLDRQRQANSWVQATLSTNLSSFSVYNRQPLSSKLPVSTNSQNQNNILGSKPMLVMENSSEDSSKSHGNR; this is encoded by the exons aTGGTTGCAACTGAGGCTATACAAgaggttgttgttgctgagagTTTGCTGCAATGTCTAAG TGTATATGCAGAGCTTAGTAATTCTGCTAAGGAACAAAACCCGCAGCCTGTAGTAGAGGAGTTCCTAACTCTTCATGCTAGCCTGAATATTGCGCGGATGATTGTTGACTTGCTATCTAAATCCAATCCAGATGATTCTTCTCCAGATAATGAAAGAAGCATAACAGAAGAGGCACTAAAACTCAAACTAGATAGACAAAGGCAAGCAAACTCTTGGGTCCAGGCTACTTTATCCACCAATCTATCATCCTTTTCTGTTTATAACCGCCAACCTCTATCATCCAAGCTTCCAGTTTCAACCAATTctcaaaaccaaaataatatCCTGGGAAGTAAACCAATGCTAGTCATGGAaaattcaagtgaagattcatCAAAATCTCATGGAAACAGGTGA